One genomic window of Clostridioides sp. ES-S-0054-01 includes the following:
- a CDS encoding DUF4038 domain-containing protein, with protein sequence MSKLQVASDNRTFTLDKEYFFYLADTCWSAFTNIDFNEWRFYLEKRKQQGFNTLQINILPQWDRSTKQNELLPFDINDDGAFDYSTLNKLYFENAREMCLLAKEYGFQLALVVLWSNYVPGTWASAIMDKNIIPISFLPTYFDVVNKTFNDMNPIYLISGDTDFEKEESIEYYNKALEFFNKVSPNTLKTLHIRGRLEEIPEVLVSKIDFYMYQSGHNSSFTNMPYYLAEVFYSKYPCKPILNSEPCYEQMGYSRKVYGRFNDYDIRKAGWQSVLSGGCAGLAYGAHGIWSWHTSDATFFMEIGEAFDSPLLWQNALQLPGAFDYGMLKYLLEQNNLKNIIPKNNLVVNDTSEIRYATNEDKSSVVLYIPINTNVKISENLSEYKFYLFDLETKNILSPLIEFKEDSTLFKMHLCNKDVVIIGKK encoded by the coding sequence GTGAGTAAATTACAAGTAGCATCTGACAATAGAACTTTTACTTTGGATAAAGAGTATTTTTTTTATTTAGCAGATACATGCTGGAGTGCATTTACAAATATAGATTTTAATGAGTGGAGATTTTACCTTGAGAAGAGGAAACAGCAAGGTTTTAATACTCTTCAAATAAACATACTTCCTCAATGGGATAGAAGTACTAAGCAAAATGAGTTATTACCATTTGATATAAATGATGATGGAGCTTTCGACTATTCAACTTTGAATAAACTATATTTTGAAAATGCTAGAGAGATGTGTTTATTAGCTAAAGAATATGGATTTCAATTAGCTTTAGTTGTATTGTGGTCAAATTATGTACCAGGGACATGGGCAAGCGCTATTATGGATAAAAATATAATACCTATATCGTTTTTGCCAACTTATTTTGATGTAGTGAATAAAACTTTTAATGATATGAACCCGATTTATTTAATTAGTGGGGATACTGATTTTGAAAAAGAAGAAAGTATAGAATATTACAATAAAGCATTAGAATTTTTTAATAAAGTATCTCCAAACACCTTAAAAACTCTCCATATCAGAGGGAGGCTAGAGGAAATACCAGAGGTATTAGTAAGTAAAATTGATTTTTATATGTATCAGTCAGGACATAATAGTTCATTTACCAATATGCCTTACTATTTAGCAGAAGTATTTTACAGTAAATATCCATGTAAACCAATCTTAAATTCAGAACCATGTTATGAGCAGATGGGTTATAGTAGAAAGGTGTATGGCAGATTTAATGACTATGATATAAGAAAGGCAGGATGGCAAAGTGTACTATCTGGAGGTTGTGCTGGACTAGCGTATGGAGCTCATGGAATATGGAGTTGGCATACTAGTGATGCAACATTCTTTATGGAAATAGGAGAAGCTTTTGACAGCCCTTTATTGTGGCAAAATGCGCTTCAATTACCAGGAGCTTTTGATTATGGTATGTTAAAGTACCTGCTTGAACAAAACAATTTAAAAAATATTATCCCTAAAAATAATCTTGTTGTTAATGATACAAGTGAAATAAGATATGCAACCAATGAGGATAAATCATCTGTTGTATTATACATACCAATAAATACTAATGTTAAAATAAGTGAAAATTTATCAGAGTATAAATTTTATTTATTTGATTTAGAAACAAAAAATATTCTTAGTCCTTTAATTGAATTTAAAGAAGATAGTACTTTATTTAAAATGCACTTATGTAATAAAGACGTAGTAATTATAGGAAAAAAATAA
- a CDS encoding transketolase family protein — protein sequence MNNIANRKVICDTLVEMAKYDKDIMVLTSDSRGSASMTEFAELYPEQFVEVGIAEQNLVSIASGLASCGKRAYVASPACFLSMRSIEQIKVDVAYSKNNVKLIGISGGVSYGALGMTHHSLQDIAVTRAIPDIQVLLPADRYETKKMIQELYKSDIPAYIRIGRNPVEDVYENEEFDFKIGKANELHSGNDITVIATGETVRIALDASIELEKHGIGCRVINMHTIKPLDKEAIIKSAKETKGIITIEEHSIYGGLGAAVSEAVVQNFPIKMKMLGIADESPITGNSKEVFNYYGLNSENIVKIAKEMLSNES from the coding sequence ATGAACAATATAGCAAATCGTAAAGTAATCTGTGATACTTTAGTTGAGATGGCAAAATATGATAAGGATATAATGGTTTTAACTAGTGACTCTAGAGGTTCTGCTTCAATGACAGAATTTGCTGAGTTATATCCAGAACAGTTTGTTGAAGTTGGTATAGCAGAGCAAAATCTAGTTAGTATTGCATCAGGATTAGCATCTTGTGGAAAGAGGGCTTATGTAGCTTCTCCAGCATGTTTTTTATCAATGAGAAGTATAGAGCAAATAAAAGTAGATGTAGCTTACTCTAAAAATAATGTTAAACTTATAGGAATAAGTGGGGGTGTAAGTTATGGAGCTTTAGGAATGACTCATCATTCTCTTCAAGATATAGCAGTGACTAGAGCGATACCAGATATACAAGTACTGCTTCCAGCTGACCGATATGAGACTAAGAAAATGATACAAGAATTGTATAAAAGTGATATTCCTGCTTATATAAGAATAGGAAGAAATCCTGTTGAAGATGTATATGAGAATGAAGAATTTGATTTTAAAATAGGTAAAGCTAACGAATTACATAGTGGAAATGACATAACAGTGATAGCAACTGGCGAGACAGTAAGAATTGCTCTAGATGCATCTATAGAACTTGAAAAACATGGTATTGGATGTAGAGTAATAAATATGCATACAATTAAGCCTCTGGATAAAGAAGCTATAATAAAATCTGCTAAAGAGACGAAGGGAATTATAACAATAGAAGAACACAGTATATATGGTGGGTTGGGAGCCGCAGTATCAGAGGCTGTAGTTCAAAACTTCCCAATTAAAATGAAAATGTTAGGGATAGCAGATGAATCTCCTATAACAGGTAACAGTAAAGAAGTATTTAACTATTATGGACTTAATAGTGAAAATATAGTTAAAATAGCTAAAGAAATGCTATCTAATGAAAGTTAA
- a CDS encoding L-fucose/L-arabinose isomerase family protein → MIEYKIKLGVAPTRRNIFSKEEAIKYKQLISKKLKSMHIDFVDINDINEEGLLFKESDAEKIVDKFKQEKVDALFFPHCNFGTEDLVAKVAHKLHLPVLLWGPRDEAPLEDGTRLRDSQCGLFATGKILRRFKVKFTYIPNASLEDEAFERGVNNFIAAVNVVKELKNLRILQISTRPLSFWTMMCNEGELLEKFGVQINPISLSEFVSCVKDIESKNDEKLKETIQFLRNNLEINAENESVVRVAALKLAFNLLTKKYGCKAVAIQCWNALQEELKIMPCIANAILTDEGIPVVCETDIHGAITSVIAQSAAMRKTPPFFADWTVAHPTNKNGELLQHCGCYPISLTKEGEKAKLGTPFALESGCVGSSFAEIKGGNISLLRFDGDNGEYSLLLGHAKGIEGPYIQGTYLWVEVENLTRLEDKLVTGPYVHHCVGIHHDVLPAIYEACKYLPDLNLDFYDDVEEDVKSWIRGE, encoded by the coding sequence ATGATAGAGTATAAAATAAAGCTAGGAGTTGCACCAACTCGCAGAAATATATTTAGTAAAGAGGAAGCTATAAAGTATAAACAATTAATAAGCAAGAAATTAAAATCCATGCACATAGATTTTGTTGATATAAATGATATAAATGAAGAGGGGTTATTATTTAAAGAGTCAGATGCAGAAAAGATTGTTGATAAGTTTAAACAGGAGAAAGTAGATGCATTATTTTTTCCACATTGTAACTTTGGTACTGAGGATTTGGTGGCAAAAGTTGCTCATAAATTACATCTACCAGTTCTTTTATGGGGTCCTAGAGATGAAGCTCCACTGGAAGATGGAACAAGACTTAGAGATAGTCAATGTGGTCTATTTGCTACAGGTAAGATACTTAGAAGATTTAAAGTTAAGTTTACATACATACCAAATGCATCTCTGGAAGATGAAGCTTTTGAAAGAGGAGTAAATAACTTTATTGCTGCAGTTAATGTAGTAAAAGAACTTAAAAATTTAAGAATACTTCAAATATCAACTAGACCGTTATCTTTTTGGACTATGATGTGTAATGAAGGTGAACTACTTGAGAAGTTTGGAGTTCAAATAAATCCAATTTCTTTATCAGAGTTTGTTAGTTGTGTAAAAGATATAGAATCTAAAAATGATGAAAAATTAAAAGAAACAATTCAGTTCCTAAGAAATAATTTAGAAATAAATGCTGAAAATGAAAGTGTAGTTAGGGTGGCAGCACTTAAGTTGGCATTTAACCTTTTAACTAAAAAGTACGGATGTAAAGCAGTAGCCATTCAATGCTGGAATGCCTTACAAGAGGAGCTTAAGATAATGCCTTGTATAGCAAATGCTATTCTTACTGATGAGGGAATACCAGTAGTTTGTGAAACTGATATACATGGAGCGATAACTTCCGTTATAGCTCAATCTGCTGCAATGAGGAAAACACCACCGTTTTTTGCTGATTGGACAGTAGCACATCCAACCAATAAAAATGGAGAATTGCTTCAACATTGCGGATGCTATCCTATATCTTTAACTAAAGAGGGCGAAAAAGCAAAACTTGGAACTCCTTTTGCCCTTGAAAGTGGATGCGTAGGTTCATCATTTGCAGAGATAAAAGGAGGGAATATATCTTTATTAAGATTTGATGGAGATAATGGAGAGTATTCTTTGCTGTTAGGACATGCAAAAGGAATAGAAGGACCTTATATACAGGGAACATATCTTTGGGTTGAAGTAGAAAACTTAACAAGGTTAGAAGATAAGCTTGTAACTGGTCCATATGTGCATCACTGTGTTGGAATACATCATGATGTATTACCTGCTATTTATGAAGCTTGTAAGTATTTACCTGATTTAAATCTAGATTTTTATGATGATGTAGAAGAGGATGTAAAGTCATGGATAAGAGGAGAATAA
- the glpK gene encoding glycerol kinase GlpK, which yields MDKKYILTIDQSTSGTKVLLIDNKGRIINKLSKKHTQYYLNDSWVEHDPIEIYNNVIYLLKEIIIANEVCTKDIAGISITNQRETVVVWDKNTGRPVYNAIVWQCRRTSDICQNLSAYKNEIQEKTGLKLDPYFSATKVKWILDNVTGARIKAECGDLLLGNIDSWLVWKLTNRKSHATDYTNASRTLLLNIRDLKWDDRLLNIFDIPKSMLPKIYPSDEIFGETNIEGYLSDNIKVSGVIGDSQGALFGQRCFEIGMAKSTFGTGNSIMINVGENFIPSQNGIVSTVGYITKNIINYAVEGIVNSSGDTINWIKNELGLFSDFEEFNKAVEEVKNNEGVYFVPAFIGIGVPFWKPNARASIVGISRNTTKKHIMRAAMESIAYQVKDAIDILESESNITVKNLSVDGGVTVNDMYNQFLADLLDCKIDKNKNQELSALGSAYLGGIGLGIWNGIEEIKKLPKDIKNYTSNISEENREKLYRKWTNAMKSVLYMTELNS from the coding sequence ATGGATAAAAAGTATATATTAACTATAGACCAAAGTACATCAGGAACAAAAGTGTTACTGATAGACAATAAAGGAAGAATAATAAATAAATTATCCAAGAAACATACTCAATACTATCTTAATGATAGCTGGGTAGAGCATGACCCTATTGAAATATATAATAATGTAATTTATTTATTAAAGGAAATAATCATAGCTAATGAAGTGTGTACAAAAGACATAGCTGGTATTTCCATAACAAATCAAAGAGAAACTGTAGTAGTTTGGGATAAAAATACAGGGAGACCTGTATACAACGCAATAGTATGGCAATGTAGAAGAACTAGTGATATATGTCAAAACTTGAGTGCATATAAAAATGAAATACAAGAAAAGACTGGTTTAAAATTAGACCCTTACTTTTCAGCTACTAAGGTCAAATGGATATTAGATAATGTGACTGGAGCTAGAATTAAAGCTGAGTGTGGAGATTTATTGCTTGGTAACATTGATTCATGGTTAGTCTGGAAGCTTACTAATAGGAAAAGTCATGCTACAGACTATACTAATGCTAGTAGAACATTATTACTTAATATAAGAGATTTGAAATGGGATGATAGACTATTGAATATATTTGATATACCAAAGAGTATGTTACCAAAAATATATCCATCAGATGAAATATTTGGAGAAACTAATATTGAAGGATATCTTTCAGATAATATTAAGGTTAGTGGAGTAATTGGAGATTCTCAAGGTGCTTTGTTTGGTCAAAGATGTTTTGAAATAGGCATGGCAAAATCTACATTTGGTACTGGCAATTCTATAATGATAAATGTAGGTGAAAATTTTATACCCTCTCAAAATGGAATTGTATCGACTGTTGGATATATTACTAAAAATATAATTAATTATGCAGTTGAAGGAATTGTAAATTCTAGTGGAGATACAATAAACTGGATAAAAAATGAACTAGGTTTATTTTCGGATTTTGAAGAGTTTAATAAAGCTGTCGAAGAAGTTAAAAATAATGAAGGAGTATATTTTGTACCAGCATTTATAGGAATAGGTGTACCCTTTTGGAAACCAAATGCTAGGGCATCTATAGTAGGTATATCTAGAAATACTACTAAAAAACATATAATGAGAGCTGCCATGGAGTCAATTGCATATCAAGTTAAAGATGCTATTGATATATTAGAATCGGAAAGCAATATAACAGTTAAAAATTTAAGTGTTGATGGTGGAGTTACAGTAAACGATATGTATAATCAATTTTTAGCAGATTTACTTGATTGTAAGATTGATAAAAATAAAAATCAAGAGTTATCAGCTTTAGGTTCTGCATATTTAGGAGGTATAGGGTTAGGTATTTGGAATGGTATAGAAGAAATTAAAAAATTACCTAAAGATATAAAAAACTATACTTCTAATATAAGTGAAGAAAATAGAGAAAAACTATATAGAAAATGGACGAATGCAATGAAAAGCGTATTATATATGACAGAGTTGAACAGTTAA
- a CDS encoding substrate-binding domain-containing protein yields the protein MNSKTIMQDIAKLAGVSPGTVSNALNNRKGVGKETKERIIRIAEEKGYFRNQKKNEDNAIRLIVFKKHGYVVSDTPFFSALIEGCERECRNNGYELLISHVRDDVNSKENIDTIIRQKNVDGILLLATEMNEEDLRFFENLSISIPIVIVDSYHETKSSDYVCINNVSGAYSAVKYFVEKGHKKIGYLGSSRSIKNFEYRATGFDKALNDLNIGQNQEYKFLLEPTIDGAYNDMKKIIDEKVELPTALFAFNDIIALGAMKAMNEKGIKIPEDVSIIGFDDITFSALANPALTTIKVQTVELGKIAVNRLIDKINNQINLKLKIEVETELIERNSVKDINK from the coding sequence ATGAATAGTAAAACTATAATGCAAGATATAGCTAAATTAGCAGGTGTATCACCAGGGACTGTTTCAAATGCATTGAACAATAGAAAGGGTGTAGGAAAAGAAACCAAAGAAAGAATAATTAGAATAGCAGAGGAAAAAGGTTATTTTAGAAATCAGAAGAAAAATGAAGATAATGCAATTAGACTAATAGTATTTAAAAAACATGGTTATGTTGTTTCTGATACTCCTTTTTTCTCTGCACTTATAGAAGGTTGTGAAAGAGAGTGCCGTAATAATGGTTATGAACTCTTGATTTCTCATGTTAGAGATGATGTTAATTCAAAAGAGAATATCGATACAATAATAAGACAAAAGAATGTAGATGGTATTTTATTGTTGGCAACAGAAATGAATGAAGAGGATTTAAGATTTTTTGAAAATTTAAGCATATCTATACCTATAGTTATAGTAGATAGTTATCATGAAACTAAAAGTTCAGACTATGTTTGTATAAACAATGTCAGTGGTGCGTATTCTGCTGTAAAGTATTTTGTTGAAAAGGGACATAAAAAAATAGGTTACTTAGGAAGTTCTAGAAGTATAAAGAACTTTGAATACAGAGCAACTGGATTTGATAAGGCTCTAAATGATTTGAATATAGGACAAAATCAAGAATATAAGTTTTTATTAGAACCTACTATAGATGGGGCTTATAATGACATGAAAAAGATAATAGATGAAAAAGTAGAGCTACCAACTGCATTATTTGCATTCAATGACATAATTGCTTTGGGAGCAATGAAAGCAATGAATGAAAAAGGAATAAAAATTCCCGAAGATGTATCCATAATAGGATTTGATGATATAACTTTTAGTGCACTTGCCAACCCTGCACTAACAACTATTAAGGTACAGACAGTAGAACTGGGTAAAATAGCTGTAAATAGACTTATAGACAAGATTAATAATCAAATTAATTTGAAGTTAAAGATAGAGGTAGAAACAGAATTGATAGAAAGAAATAGTGTTAAAGATATTAATAAGTAA
- a CDS encoding transketolase has translation MDKQIKRLEEKSNQIRKEILDVVYNAKAGHIGGAMSSTDILTTLYYHVMNISPENAKDSNRDRFILSKGHIAEALYCVLADKGFFSKDKLKTYSQFNSTLIGHPNNKNAGVEVNTGSLGHGLSLAVGMAIAGKRDIKSYRVFTLMGDGELAEGSVWEGAMAASHYKLDNLIAVIDRNKLQISGATEEVMTLENLQDKWESFGWEVVQVDGNDITELVEVFDNMPLKKDKPTIIIANTIKGKGISFMENNVKWHHGVPTEEQYIKAIKELKGEK, from the coding sequence GAAAAATCAAATCAAATAAGAAAAGAAATATTAGATGTTGTATATAATGCAAAAGCAGGTCATATAGGAGGTGCAATGTCTAGTACTGATATCTTGACAACTCTTTATTACCATGTAATGAATATAAGCCCTGAAAACGCAAAAGACTCAAATAGAGATAGATTTATATTAAGTAAAGGGCATATAGCAGAAGCTTTATACTGTGTGTTGGCAGATAAAGGATTTTTTAGTAAGGATAAGTTAAAAACCTACAGCCAATTTAATTCAACACTTATAGGTCATCCAAACAATAAAAATGCAGGCGTAGAGGTCAATACAGGTTCTTTAGGTCATGGTCTTTCATTAGCTGTAGGTATGGCTATAGCAGGAAAGCGTGATATAAAAAGCTATAGAGTTTTTACTCTTATGGGAGATGGTGAATTAGCTGAAGGGTCTGTATGGGAAGGAGCTATGGCAGCTAGTCATTATAAGTTAGATAATTTAATAGCGGTTATAGATAGAAATAAATTGCAAATATCAGGAGCTACGGAAGAAGTTATGACACTTGAAAATCTTCAAGATAAGTGGGAGAGCTTTGGCTGGGAAGTAGTTCAGGTAGATGGAAATGATATAACAGAATTGGTAGAGGTTTTCGATAATATGCCACTGAAAAAAGATAAGCCAACAATTATAATAGCTAATACTATAAAGGGTAAGGGAATATCTTTTATGGAAAATAACGTAAAGTGGCATCATGGAGTACCAACTGAAGAGCAATACATAAAGGCAATTAAAGAGTTAAAGGGGGAGAAATAG
- a CDS encoding PTS glucose transporter subunit IIA, protein MSTKYCDLSKEIIEGVGGLENISYVTHCATRLRFKLKDIGKTNTEKLKKNNGVIAVVESGGQYQVVIGNQVSEVYNQLVKGTMFETQVDNVDDKEKTKEKLIDRFISAISAIFSPLMMALSGAGMLKALLILGTTVGILQENSGTYMILYAAADAIFNFLPIALAFTSAKYFKANQFLAFIIGASLVYPNIVGLYNEGQSISFLGLPVILVNYTSSVIPAIISVWALAKVEAFLNKIIPSILKGFLVPLLCISIIVPLTYLTIGPVTSYAGVYLADGYKWIMSINPIIAGGLVSVIWPTVIIFGLHWGFVPIVLNNIATYGRDTLFVITGPNNFSQAGACLGVFLKTKDKDLKAIAGPAAVSAVLTGITEPAIYGVNLKFKKPFIIASIFSGVAGAITAAAGTGVGAFIGTSLITLPAYIGVGFVGFLIACAIAYVGSAVTTFIWGFNDSMISAEVDDKNISNSTSKNVVLKSSLQGEIISLEDVPDKVFSEGTMGRGIAIRPYKGELYAPADGEVKLVFPTKHAVGFETIEGVEILMHIGIDTVELEGKYYETHVKAGDKVKAGDLLVTFDIDKISEAGYSTITPIIVTNSSEFQDVIVNTNNKELTVESNLLTVIN, encoded by the coding sequence ATGTCTACAAAATATTGTGACCTATCTAAAGAGATAATTGAAGGAGTTGGTGGATTAGAAAACATATCATATGTTACTCACTGTGCAACTAGATTGAGATTTAAGTTAAAAGATATAGGAAAGACAAATACAGAAAAGCTAAAGAAAAATAATGGAGTAATAGCAGTAGTAGAAAGTGGTGGTCAGTATCAAGTAGTTATAGGAAATCAAGTTTCTGAAGTTTACAACCAACTGGTAAAAGGAACTATGTTTGAAACACAGGTTGATAATGTAGATGATAAAGAGAAAACAAAAGAAAAGCTTATTGATAGATTCATATCTGCTATATCTGCAATTTTTTCTCCTTTAATGATGGCTCTTTCAGGTGCTGGTATGTTAAAAGCTTTATTAATATTAGGCACTACAGTAGGGATTTTACAAGAGAATAGTGGCACATATATGATTTTGTATGCAGCAGCAGATGCAATTTTTAATTTTTTACCTATAGCTTTAGCATTTACATCAGCTAAATATTTTAAGGCAAATCAGTTTTTAGCATTTATCATTGGAGCATCATTAGTATATCCTAATATAGTTGGTTTATATAATGAAGGTCAAAGTATAAGTTTTTTAGGATTGCCAGTTATTCTAGTAAATTATACCTCTAGTGTCATACCAGCGATTATTAGTGTATGGGCACTTGCTAAGGTAGAAGCATTTTTAAATAAAATAATACCAAGTATATTAAAAGGTTTTTTAGTTCCCTTACTATGTATATCAATTATTGTTCCATTAACATATTTAACTATTGGACCAGTTACAAGCTATGCAGGAGTGTATTTAGCTGATGGATATAAGTGGATTATGAGTATAAATCCTATAATTGCAGGAGGTTTAGTATCTGTAATATGGCCAACAGTAATAATATTTGGATTGCATTGGGGATTTGTACCTATAGTATTAAATAATATAGCTACATATGGTAGAGATACTTTATTTGTAATAACTGGACCTAATAACTTTAGTCAAGCTGGAGCTTGTTTGGGAGTATTTTTAAAAACAAAAGATAAGGATTTAAAAGCTATAGCAGGACCTGCAGCAGTTTCGGCAGTATTAACGGGAATAACTGAGCCTGCAATATATGGAGTCAATTTAAAATTTAAAAAGCCTTTTATTATTGCAAGTATATTTTCTGGAGTAGCAGGTGCTATAACAGCAGCAGCAGGTACAGGTGTAGGAGCATTTATTGGGACAAGTTTAATTACATTACCTGCATATATAGGTGTTGGTTTTGTTGGTTTCTTAATAGCATGTGCTATTGCTTATGTAGGGTCAGCTGTTACAACTTTTATATGGGGATTTAATGATAGTATGATTTCAGCAGAAGTTGATGATAAGAATATTTCAAATTCAACATCCAAAAATGTAGTATTAAAGAGTTCATTACAAGGGGAAATTATATCTTTGGAAGATGTACCTGATAAAGTTTTTTCAGAAGGAACTATGGGAAGAGGGATTGCAATAAGACCATACAAAGGTGAACTATATGCACCTGCAGATGGAGAAGTAAAACTTGTTTTTCCTACAAAACATGCTGTAGGGTTTGAAACTATTGAAGGTGTAGAGATATTAATGCATATAGGAATTGATACAGTTGAACTGGAAGGAAAGTATTATGAGACACATGTTAAAGCTGGCGATAAAGTTAAAGCTGGAGATTTGTTAGTTACATTTGATATTGATAAAATTAGTGAAGCTGGTTACTCAACAATAACACCAATTATTGTAACTAATTCATCAGAGTTCCAAGATGTAATAGTAAACACTAATAATAAAGAGTTAACGGTAGAATCTAACTTATTAACTGTAATAAACTAA